A genomic segment from Bradyrhizobium diazoefficiens USDA 110 encodes:
- a CDS encoding group II intron maturase-specific domain-containing protein: MAAAREGAAPCFWPLRDSDRPAAATSRFRATAPRPPPPCRFSSRASVAPPSAARLSALASIESYDITVLPFASQINNGSITPADDDAFKAEVIFCVQGAISPLLSVIYMNRFLKHWRLSGRCEAFHGQIISYADDFVILSRGHAEDALTWTKAVMTKLGLTLNETKTSVKNARLESFDFLGYTLGPRHFRNGGRWYLGAAPSKKSVLRIKRKVSELLTPGNKGAWPEVQARLNRLLRGWSAYFSYGSLATAHQAVDRHVFDRVLAFLRRRHKTPGRGVRRFSDQIYGNPGVLVLNRVRKVSPTCAL, from the coding sequence ATGGCTGCGGCGCGGGAAGGAGCCGCTCCCTGCTTTTGGCCACTTCGAGATAGCGATAGGCCTGCCGCAGCGACAAGCCGCTTTCGCGCGACAGCACCAAGGCCGCCTCCGCCATGCCGATTTTCTTCGCGAGCAAGCGTCGCGCCGCCCTCAGCCGCTCGGCTTTCTGCGCTTGCGTCGATCGAATCATATGACATAACGGTATTACCTTTTGCGTCTCAAATCAACAACGGCTCTATCACGCCAGCCGACGATGACGCGTTCAAAGCGGAAGTTATCTTTTGCGTTCAGGGAGCCATCAGTCCGCTGCTCTCCGTCATCTACATGAACCGGTTCCTGAAGCATTGGCGTCTCAGCGGTCGGTGTGAAGCATTCCATGGCCAGATTATCTCCTATGCCGACGACTTCGTCATTCTCAGCCGCGGCCACGCGGAAGACGCATTGACGTGGACGAAAGCGGTGATGACCAAGCTTGGGCTGACACTCAACGAGACTAAAACCTCGGTGAAGAATGCCCGATTGGAAAGCTTTGACTTCCTTGGGTACACGCTCGGACCCCGCCACTTCCGCAATGGGGGGCGGTGGTATCTTGGCGCGGCTCCGTCGAAGAAAAGCGTGCTGCGGATCAAGAGGAAGGTCAGCGAACTGCTGACGCCGGGCAACAAGGGCGCTTGGCCCGAAGTACAAGCACGACTGAACCGCCTTCTGCGCGGCTGGTCCGCTTACTTCAGCTATGGCTCGCTTGCTACGGCTCATCAGGCCGTTGATCGACACGTCTTTGACCGCGTGCTCGCCTTTCTGCGCAGACGACATAAGACGCCAGGACGTGGCGTCAGACGGTTCTCTGATCAGATCTATGGGAACCCTGGCGTACTTGTGCTGAACCGCGTGCGCAAAGTGTCGCCGACGTGCGCCTTGTGA
- a CDS encoding Nif11-like leader peptide family natural product precursor: protein MSRTDVERFVNDLGNDGGLLERVKPIATGLASIVAIGKSLGYSFTPDEAKSCIRARQKLTTKPLAGGTFNSSDTISTGAVQALAEVATSGAQAAEAASDHATAVEPVAVVVVVIVAVVAEV, encoded by the coding sequence GTGTCGCGAACTGACGTAGAGCGATTCGTCAACGATCTGGGGAACGACGGTGGTCTGCTTGAACGCGTAAAACCAATTGCTACCGGCCTTGCATCGATTGTCGCGATCGGAAAGAGCCTCGGCTACAGCTTCACACCTGATGAAGCTAAAAGTTGCATTCGAGCTCGACAGAAGTTGACGACTAAACCGCTCGCCGGTGGCACTTTTAATTCGAGTGATACGATCTCGACCGGCGCTGTTCAGGCCCTTGCAGAGGTGGCCACGAGCGGCGCGCAAGCCGCGGAAGCGGCCTCTGACCACGCCACAGCAGTTGAGCCCGTTGCAGTTGTTGTGGTTGTTATTGTAGCGGTCGTGGCCGAGGTCTGA
- a CDS encoding type II toxin-antitoxin system HipA family toxin translates to MARRPARAPLNVYLNARLVGRLRRESSGAIDFQYDKQWLAWENAIPVSVSLPLREDRYIGDPVVAVFDNLLPDNDDIRRRVAERAHADGADAYSLLSAIGRDCIGALQFLPDSAAPGGAGAIDGRAASDQEIAAILGNLASNPLGIGPDQDFRISLAGAQEKTALLYWKDKWHVPHGTTATTHIIKPQIGKLPNGIDLTGSVENEHLCLELVAALGLPVAKSSIIDFAGRRVLAVERFDRIWTRDGRLLRLPQEDCCQALSVPPARKYESDGGPGIRKISDFLKGSDTPEDDQAIFFKAQIVFWLLAATDGHAKNFSIHLAPGGRFHLAPLYDIISTQPSLDAGQISQNQMKLAMAIGSNRHYIVHTVLGRHFVQTAKSCGLPDKTVKVVIQQLGDTAAKAIDQVLNALPKGFPEKMAISIADGAKRRVNSLAVLKSSE, encoded by the coding sequence ATGGCGCGTCGCCCTGCCCGCGCGCCGCTCAACGTCTACCTCAACGCACGGCTGGTCGGGCGGCTGCGGCGCGAGAGCAGTGGCGCAATCGATTTCCAGTATGACAAGCAGTGGCTCGCGTGGGAAAATGCCATCCCCGTTTCCGTGTCGCTGCCATTGCGGGAGGATCGTTATATCGGCGATCCCGTCGTCGCTGTTTTTGACAATCTTCTGCCCGATAATGACGACATCCGCCGACGCGTCGCCGAACGCGCGCATGCTGATGGCGCCGATGCTTACAGCCTGCTCTCCGCCATCGGCCGCGATTGCATCGGGGCGCTGCAATTCCTTCCCGACAGTGCCGCACCCGGGGGCGCCGGCGCCATTGATGGCCGCGCCGCTAGCGATCAGGAGATCGCCGCCATTCTCGGCAACCTTGCCAGCAATCCGCTCGGCATCGGCCCCGACCAGGACTTCCGCATTTCTCTCGCGGGCGCGCAGGAAAAGACAGCGCTGCTTTACTGGAAAGACAAGTGGCACGTGCCTCATGGCACGACCGCAACTACGCACATTATCAAGCCGCAGATCGGGAAGTTGCCGAACGGAATCGACCTGACCGGCAGCGTTGAAAACGAGCATCTGTGCCTTGAGCTGGTTGCGGCACTCGGCTTGCCTGTCGCCAAATCAAGCATCATCGATTTCGCCGGGCGCCGCGTGCTCGCAGTTGAGCGGTTCGATCGCATCTGGACGCGCGACGGCCGCCTGTTGCGGCTGCCGCAGGAAGACTGCTGCCAGGCGCTGTCCGTTCCACCCGCGCGAAAGTATGAATCCGATGGCGGACCCGGCATCCGCAAAATCTCGGATTTCCTCAAGGGCAGCGATACGCCTGAGGACGACCAGGCCATTTTCTTCAAGGCGCAGATCGTGTTCTGGCTGCTTGCCGCCACCGATGGCCACGCGAAGAATTTTAGCATTCATTTGGCGCCGGGCGGTCGTTTTCATCTTGCACCGCTTTACGACATCATTTCGACCCAACCGAGCTTGGACGCTGGACAGATCAGCCAAAACCAAATGAAGCTGGCCATGGCGATCGGCAGCAACCGGCATTACATCGTCCACACGGTTCTCGGCCGACATTTCGTGCAGACTGCGAAAAGCTGCGGTCTACCCGACAAAACAGTCAAGGTTGTCATCCAGCAGCTCGGCGATACAGCCGCAAAGGCCATAGATCAGGTGCTGAATGCGCTTCCAAAAGGATTTCCGGAGAAGATGGCCATATCGATTGCTGATGGCGCAAAGCGCCGTGTGAATTCGCTGGCTGTGCTCAAGAGTAGTGAATGA
- a CDS encoding S9 family peptidase, with protein sequence MYKLGAFMLALLGQQGLAAAQAPADNIAKPLLVPSDYERALTIGAQYNQLTVNMPDVPFWLAEGEAFVYRRTTQGKHQFMQVDAATGGKQPAFDHTRLAAALARASLENYKADNLPFDRFELADDARMITFNIDNTRWTCDLVSYGCTANAMHPDVHQQMGYDPTPPAENDPENTSISPDGKWLAYTTKYNIFLRSEDGLQDIPLTWDGSEGNYYAFSTLRWSPDSRHLAAYRIRPGHKRQIHYIESSPTDELQPRYSTMTYPKPGDALPLLQPVLFDIIMQSKIEIDNASFPNPYHLSPIKWWKDGRGFTFEYNQRGHQLYRLVEVEAAAGKVRSLIDERSITFIDYQPLVMDQQKTGKFFRYDVEDGKEIIWASERDGYEHLYLFDGRTGELKNQITRGDWVVRAVYYVDPVKRQIWFGASGRDKGEDPYFVHAYRVDFDGNGLTALTPEPANHHIEFSPNGRYYVDLWSRIDVPPRLALYRASDNAELMQVESADISELIASGWQPPLSFHAKGRDGETDIWGVIHKPLNFDRNKRYPVVENIYAGPTGSFVPKSFSALVEPLTQMGFIVVQIDGMGTNNRSRAFHDIAWKNLKDAGFPDRILWHKAASAKYSWYDISNVGIFGGSAGGQNAVSALLFHSDFYKVAVANSGCYDNRMDKIWWNEQWMGWPVGIEYSLSSAIDNAHRLQGKLMLVVGEMDRNVDPSSTFQMADRLIKAGKYFDMLVVPSADHGAPGNYSELKLLDFFVRNILGQIPPNWNALPIELLKPN encoded by the coding sequence ATGTACAAGCTCGGCGCTTTCATGCTTGCGCTGCTGGGTCAGCAGGGATTGGCAGCCGCGCAGGCTCCGGCCGACAACATTGCAAAGCCGCTGCTGGTGCCGTCCGATTACGAGCGAGCGCTAACGATCGGCGCTCAATATAACCAGCTCACTGTCAATATGCCCGACGTTCCGTTCTGGCTCGCAGAGGGCGAAGCGTTCGTCTACCGACGGACGACTCAAGGCAAGCACCAGTTCATGCAGGTCGATGCTGCCACTGGCGGAAAGCAGCCGGCTTTTGATCATACCCGCCTCGCGGCGGCGCTGGCCAGGGCAAGCCTCGAGAACTATAAGGCCGACAATCTGCCGTTCGACCGTTTCGAGCTGGCCGACGATGCTCGCATGATCACCTTCAACATCGACAACACCCGGTGGACATGCGACCTCGTAAGCTATGGCTGCACAGCCAATGCCATGCACCCGGACGTCCATCAACAGATGGGCTATGACCCCACTCCGCCCGCGGAGAACGATCCGGAGAACACAAGCATATCCCCTGACGGCAAATGGTTGGCCTATACTACAAAATACAATATCTTCCTGCGCAGCGAGGACGGCTTGCAGGACATCCCTTTGACCTGGGACGGATCGGAAGGCAACTACTATGCTTTCTCGACGCTAAGATGGTCTCCAGATTCGCGTCACCTCGCGGCTTACCGCATCCGTCCAGGCCACAAACGTCAGATCCACTACATCGAATCGTCCCCGACGGACGAGCTTCAACCTAGATATTCGACGATGACGTATCCGAAGCCGGGTGATGCCTTGCCGCTGCTCCAGCCGGTGCTGTTTGACATCATCATGCAGAGCAAGATTGAAATCGACAATGCTTCCTTTCCAAATCCCTACCACCTTTCGCCGATCAAGTGGTGGAAGGATGGTCGCGGGTTCACCTTCGAGTATAATCAGCGCGGGCACCAACTCTATCGACTTGTCGAGGTGGAAGCTGCTGCGGGTAAGGTGCGCTCTCTGATTGATGAGCGCAGCATTACCTTCATCGATTACCAGCCTCTGGTGATGGACCAGCAGAAAACTGGAAAGTTCTTCCGCTACGACGTTGAGGACGGAAAGGAGATCATCTGGGCGTCCGAGCGCGATGGATACGAGCATCTGTACCTCTTCGATGGCCGAACCGGCGAGCTCAAAAACCAGATCACTAGAGGAGATTGGGTGGTTCGCGCGGTCTACTACGTCGATCCGGTCAAGCGCCAGATTTGGTTTGGTGCGAGCGGGAGGGACAAAGGGGAAGATCCCTATTTTGTCCATGCTTACCGTGTCGACTTCGATGGGAACGGACTGACCGCGCTCACTCCTGAACCGGCCAACCATCACATTGAGTTTTCGCCTAACGGCCGCTACTATGTCGACCTGTGGTCACGCATCGATGTCCCGCCGCGCTTGGCGCTGTATCGCGCCAGTGATAATGCCGAGCTGATGCAGGTTGAGAGCGCCGATATCTCGGAACTCATCGCCTCCGGCTGGCAGCCGCCCCTCAGCTTCCATGCCAAGGGCCGGGACGGCGAGACCGATATATGGGGGGTTATTCACAAGCCCCTCAACTTCGATCGAAACAAGAGATACCCGGTGGTGGAAAACATCTATGCCGGCCCTACGGGTTCTTTCGTTCCGAAGTCGTTCTCGGCCTTGGTTGAGCCGCTCACCCAAATGGGGTTTATCGTCGTTCAGATCGATGGAATGGGTACGAACAATCGCTCGCGCGCGTTCCACGACATTGCCTGGAAGAATTTAAAGGACGCCGGCTTTCCCGATCGGATTCTATGGCATAAGGCGGCGAGCGCGAAGTATTCATGGTACGATATTTCGAACGTCGGCATTTTTGGCGGGTCCGCCGGCGGGCAGAACGCGGTGAGCGCGCTGCTCTTCCATTCTGATTTTTACAAGGTGGCGGTGGCTAACAGCGGCTGTTACGACAACCGGATGGACAAGATATGGTGGAATGAACAGTGGATGGGTTGGCCGGTTGGTATCGAATATTCGCTGTCCTCCGCCATCGACAACGCCCACAGACTACAGGGTAAGTTGATGCTCGTTGTCGGCGAAATGGACCGCAATGTCGATCCGTCCTCTACCTTCCAGATGGCTGATCGGCTCATCAAGGCAGGAAAATACTTCGACATGCTTGTGGTACCCAGTGCAGATCACGGAGCGCCCGGCAATTATAGCGAGCTCAAGCTTCTGGACTTCTTCGTTCGCAATATTCTTGGGCAGATACCACCTAACTGGAACGCCCTACCGATTGAGCTGCTGAAACCCAATTAA
- a CDS encoding glycoside hydrolase family 12 protein, translating into MASVSKLKVFAALSAASVALVPISAKAPIWSSSAQYGSFSIDGYSWNNDVWGRGAGPQTISVSAVNQWGVWSNQPDTGGIKSYPHEGFNVGKPLSSINTLISNFNQEVPTSGAWDVAYDIWDSSNQYEIMLWTNYTGNPDGGGNVKPISYKYASSGPAIPIYTNVDVGGATWNVFQGENHHKVISFLRTSKTNSGTVDIKSVLQWIKSKGYFGEINVGNVQYGVEITSSPGGMNFNFNNWTLTSR; encoded by the coding sequence ATGGCGAGCGTGTCAAAGCTAAAGGTGTTTGCGGCCCTGAGTGCGGCCAGTGTTGCGCTTGTGCCAATATCGGCAAAAGCTCCGATATGGAGTTCGAGCGCTCAATACGGGAGCTTTTCAATCGATGGCTACAGTTGGAACAACGACGTATGGGGCAGGGGCGCAGGACCCCAGACTATCTCGGTGAGTGCTGTCAACCAGTGGGGGGTGTGGTCGAACCAGCCTGATACTGGTGGCATCAAGAGCTATCCCCACGAGGGTTTCAATGTCGGCAAACCGCTCAGTTCGATCAACACTCTGATCTCGAACTTCAATCAGGAAGTTCCGACTAGCGGCGCCTGGGACGTCGCCTACGATATCTGGGATAGCTCAAATCAGTATGAGATAATGCTCTGGACGAATTACACCGGCAATCCCGATGGTGGCGGCAACGTCAAGCCCATTTCTTACAAGTACGCTTCTTCCGGGCCGGCGATACCGATCTACACAAATGTCGATGTAGGCGGAGCGACTTGGAACGTGTTTCAAGGAGAAAATCACCATAAGGTCATCTCATTCCTGCGCACTTCGAAGACCAACAGTGGGACGGTGGATATCAAGAGTGTCCTGCAGTGGATCAAGTCTAAAGGGTACTTTGGGGAGATAAACGTCGGCAACGTCCAATACGGCGTTGAGATCACCTCCTCTCCAGGTGGGATGAACTTCAACTTCAATAATTGGACCCTGACATCGAGGTGA
- a CDS encoding IS3 family transposase, protein MCYSLRPGGQRPSAYWRRNSFFHTLKTELVHHRNYKTRADAQRDIFAFIEGFYNRTRLHSAVGYIAPIEMELNVA, encoded by the coding sequence TTGTGCTATTCTCTGCGGCCGGGAGGGCAGCGGCCGTCAGCTTATTGGAGGCGCAATAGCTTCTTCCATACCTTGAAGACCGAACTCGTTCATCATCGCAACTACAAGACCCGCGCCGACGCCCAGCGTGATATCTTCGCCTTCATCGAGGGCTTCTATAACCGAACAAGGCTCCATTCCGCCGTGGGATATATCGCCCCGATCGAGATGGAGCTAAACGTCGCCTAA
- a CDS encoding helix-turn-helix domain-containing protein has translation MDTIARTPQQIGAGIRRYRRQKKLTQGDLGEKMHARQATVSKLEAGEPATQLRILMDALAALDLELVIRPRTKLTAEAIEDLF, from the coding sequence ATGGATACGATTGCCCGCACCCCCCAGCAAATCGGCGCCGGGATCAGGCGCTACCGGCGGCAGAAGAAGCTCACCCAGGGGGACCTCGGTGAGAAGATGCATGCGCGTCAAGCGACGGTCTCGAAGCTGGAGGCCGGTGAACCTGCAACGCAGCTGCGCATCTTGATGGATGCGCTGGCCGCGCTCGACCTCGAGCTGGTCATCCGGCCGCGCACCAAATTGACGGCTGAAGCGATTGAGGATCTGTTCTGA
- a CDS encoding transposase, translated as MERQRRSFTEEYKRQAVELVVSSRRTVTSVAKELGLRDSVLRRWVDKLRQEPASARWRPTTQVTPMSADQASEIARLRQETERARHFKKLSRAVARCAG; from the coding sequence ATGGAACGTCAACGTCGGTCATTTACCGAGGAGTACAAGCGCCAGGCCGTCGAGTTGGTGGTGTCCAGCCGTCGCACGGTCACGTCGGTGGCCAAGGAGCTCGGTCTGCGCGACTCGGTGCTGCGGCGCTGGGTCGACAAGCTCCGGCAGGAGCCGGCATCGGCGAGGTGGCGCCCCACCACGCAGGTGACGCCGATGTCGGCGGACCAGGCTTCGGAGATCGCCCGGCTGCGCCAGGAGACCGAACGAGCGCGACATTTTAAAAAACTGTCCAGAGCCGTTGCACGCTGCGCGGGTTAG
- a CDS encoding ribbon-helix-helix protein, CopG family, with the protein MAEAALVLSRESGLSLRQAYRYLEVAKSRERLLPAPQPSVTLSLKMPADLAQKLQTHATASRLSASEVMRRAVAAYLASVREDG; encoded by the coding sequence ATGGCGGAGGCGGCCTTGGTGCTGTCGCGCGAAAGCGGCTTGTCGCTGCGGCAGGCCTATCGCTATCTCGAAGTGGCCAAAAGCAGGGAGCGGCTCCTTCCCGCGCCGCAGCCATCAGTGACGCTCTCCCTGAAGATGCCGGCCGATCTTGCCCAAAAACTCCAGACGCATGCGACGGCTTCCAGGCTTTCGGCAAGCGAGGTGATGCGCCGAGCGGTGGCCGCTTATCTCGCGTCTGTCCGCGAAGATGGCTGA
- a CDS encoding recombinase family protein, producing the protein MKTAAIYARVSSDKQKEENTIASQTSALIAFAREQNCDVPAEWVIEDDGYSGASLLRPGLERLRDLAAEGRIQAVLVYAPDRLSRRYAHQILLIEEFARAGVEVLFIRSRRAATPEDELLLQFQGMIAEYERAQILERSRRGKRHRALQGQVSVLSGAPFGYRYKRKTDHSAAYYEIDERQAGIVRWVYELYTAKSHSIGAITRLLNERQIPTAKETGRWERSTVWAMLRNPAYKGTACFGKTRIAPRMRVTRPLRLRGGVAPRNSANHELPRTEWIEIPVPTIISEETFALANELLEANKKHAPRRTITPSALQGLLSCAKCGYGLYRTSTRSSARTIHYYRCLGSDGWRRLGGPVCDSRPTRQDLLDEVVWKEIARLLEDRQLIEDELERRLKAARNSDPTQRREETLRRDLARSRKSIERLLTAYQESLLSLEELRSRMPDLRSREQACLSALQAIEDQSQEQEVCLRLAESVTSFLERLRSSVGALDIIERQRVLRLLVKEVLVGDDKIVIRHSIPLPPTPPGGKAPGAANSSVTAPPPQSYLLRSGNHDTPLWRATLVALTAAHAPFPVAIPLLDRYSQP; encoded by the coding sequence ATGAAGACCGCCGCGATTTACGCCAGAGTGTCGTCGGACAAACAGAAGGAGGAGAACACGATCGCCAGTCAGACGAGCGCGCTGATCGCTTTCGCGCGCGAGCAGAACTGCGACGTGCCGGCGGAATGGGTGATCGAAGACGACGGCTATAGCGGCGCGAGCTTGTTGCGCCCCGGACTTGAACGACTGCGCGACCTCGCCGCAGAAGGGCGGATCCAAGCCGTGCTCGTCTACGCTCCCGATCGGCTGAGCCGGCGCTATGCGCATCAAATCCTTCTTATCGAAGAGTTCGCGCGCGCCGGCGTCGAAGTCTTGTTCATTCGCTCGAGACGGGCAGCGACGCCGGAAGACGAGCTGCTGCTGCAGTTTCAGGGCATGATCGCCGAATATGAACGCGCGCAAATCCTGGAACGGTCGCGGCGAGGGAAGCGCCATCGCGCCCTTCAAGGCCAAGTGAGCGTGCTTTCCGGCGCTCCGTTTGGCTATCGCTACAAGCGCAAGACCGATCACTCTGCCGCCTATTATGAGATCGACGAGCGACAGGCCGGTATCGTGCGCTGGGTCTACGAGCTTTACACCGCAAAAAGCCACAGCATCGGCGCCATCACGCGCCTGCTCAATGAGCGCCAGATTCCGACAGCCAAAGAAACAGGCCGCTGGGAGCGCTCGACGGTCTGGGCGATGCTGCGCAATCCCGCGTATAAAGGAACGGCCTGCTTTGGCAAGACGCGGATCGCGCCGCGCATGCGTGTGACGCGGCCGTTGCGATTGCGCGGCGGCGTCGCTCCTCGCAATAGCGCAAATCATGAGCTTCCTCGCACAGAGTGGATCGAAATCCCTGTGCCGACCATCATCAGCGAAGAGACCTTCGCATTGGCGAACGAGCTTTTGGAAGCCAACAAGAAGCATGCCCCGCGACGCACGATCACGCCGAGCGCCCTGCAAGGATTGTTGAGCTGCGCCAAATGCGGCTATGGGCTCTATCGCACCTCGACCAGGTCGAGCGCTCGAACCATCCATTACTACCGCTGCTTGGGCTCGGATGGCTGGCGCCGGCTCGGCGGGCCGGTCTGCGACAGTCGCCCGACGCGCCAGGATTTGCTGGACGAGGTGGTATGGAAAGAGATCGCGCGTTTACTTGAAGACCGACAGCTCATCGAAGACGAACTTGAGCGCCGGCTCAAGGCGGCGCGCAACTCCGATCCCACACAGCGCCGGGAGGAAACGCTTCGCCGCGATCTTGCGCGCTCCCGGAAAAGCATCGAGCGTCTCCTCACGGCCTATCAAGAGAGCCTTCTCTCACTTGAAGAGCTGCGCAGTCGCATGCCCGATTTGCGTAGCCGCGAACAGGCTTGCTTGTCGGCGCTGCAGGCGATCGAAGACCAATCGCAGGAGCAGGAGGTTTGTCTGCGTCTCGCTGAATCCGTGACTAGCTTCCTCGAGCGCCTCCGCTCGTCCGTCGGCGCGCTCGATATAATCGAACGCCAACGCGTGCTGCGCCTTCTCGTGAAGGAAGTCCTCGTTGGCGACGACAAGATCGTCATCCGCCACTCCATCCCCCTCCCACCCACCCCTCCCGGTGGAAAGGCGCCCGGCGCCGCCAATAGCTCCGTGACCGCTCCCCCACCGCAAAGTTATCTTTTGCGTTCAGGGAACCATGACACCCCCCTGTGGCGTGCCACACTTGTTGCTCTTACCGCCGCTCATGCGCCGTTTCCCGTTGCTATCCCGCTCCTCGACCGGTACTCGCAGCCATAA
- a CDS encoding RiPP maturation radical SAM C-methyltransferase: protein MIMSIAVPIVLVNMPVSAVERPSLALGLLKSALTQAGLQSTIAYANIWFLEYIGIADYGPLENCPPEEALVDWLFAGIAFPGFEPEQNAFLDLYFERNPIHAGKGMAERRANFLRLRSLIGGFIDWTADKILAKRPAMVGCSSTFTQHVPSLALLRRLSERSLDLVTLMGGANCESVMGRSTHARFPWVDYVVSGEADALIGPLCWDILNRGRDIPPADLPFGVFGPTHREAGYPAASTRDLVPRAVIENMRDLPLPDFSDYFAEVEASLYADRIHAGLPMEFSRGCWWGERSHCLFCGLNGGSMTYRQKPAGQAAAEMIEMSARYGSSRIEAVDNIMAIDYLEKALPHLTALPEKLAIFFEVKANLKRHEVEKLAAAGVRWIQPGIESLDTRVLKLMRKGTTSAHNVQLLKWCRQYGVRVSWSLLWGFPGECDAWYAEMASWLPLLHHLQPGPAVRLRYQRYSPYHYTAEKHGLKLLPAAPYRYVYPLSERDLSEQVYYFEDSEDHDVGGHFTPRDENRPGLNAVAKGIDAWLKAWRGPTFSMLSMQDNGDEIIVEDTRAIAIEREHRVRGLEREILLAADEGSPETRLCDRPGAANVMQGEIDEAIANMIARKLIVRLDARLVGLALWHPYTPILPLTAFPGGYLDRRSTPVALPRE from the coding sequence ATGATTATGAGTATCGCTGTGCCAATCGTCCTAGTCAACATGCCTGTGTCGGCAGTCGAAAGGCCGTCACTGGCGCTTGGTCTGCTGAAATCAGCGCTGACCCAGGCTGGACTGCAATCCACCATAGCATATGCCAACATCTGGTTTCTAGAATACATAGGCATCGCCGACTATGGACCTCTTGAGAATTGCCCGCCAGAGGAGGCACTGGTTGATTGGCTGTTCGCGGGCATTGCTTTTCCCGGCTTCGAACCCGAACAAAACGCCTTCCTCGACCTCTATTTCGAGCGCAACCCGATACACGCAGGCAAAGGTATGGCCGAGCGTCGCGCGAATTTCCTTAGGCTGCGCTCGCTCATCGGCGGGTTTATCGACTGGACGGCTGACAAGATATTGGCGAAGCGGCCGGCTATGGTCGGGTGCAGCTCGACCTTCACCCAGCATGTCCCCTCGCTCGCGTTGCTGCGCCGGCTGAGCGAGCGCTCACTTGATCTTGTCACCCTCATGGGTGGAGCGAACTGCGAGTCGGTAATGGGGCGCAGCACTCACGCGCGTTTCCCATGGGTCGACTATGTCGTGTCGGGCGAGGCCGACGCACTGATCGGCCCGCTGTGTTGGGACATCCTAAATCGCGGCAGAGACATCCCGCCTGCTGACCTGCCATTTGGCGTTTTCGGCCCGACGCATCGCGAGGCCGGCTATCCCGCGGCGTCGACGCGCGACTTAGTGCCCCGCGCCGTGATCGAGAACATGCGTGACCTGCCGCTGCCGGATTTCTCGGACTATTTTGCGGAGGTTGAGGCGTCGCTCTACGCCGACCGCATCCATGCTGGGCTGCCGATGGAGTTCTCTCGCGGCTGCTGGTGGGGCGAGCGCAGTCATTGCCTGTTTTGCGGGCTGAACGGCGGATCGATGACCTACCGCCAGAAGCCCGCGGGGCAGGCCGCAGCGGAGATGATTGAGATGTCGGCGCGCTACGGCTCGTCGCGCATCGAAGCTGTAGACAATATTATGGCCATTGACTACCTTGAAAAGGCGCTCCCTCACCTCACCGCGCTACCCGAGAAGCTCGCGATCTTCTTTGAGGTCAAAGCCAACCTGAAGCGCCACGAAGTGGAAAAGCTGGCTGCCGCCGGCGTCCGCTGGATTCAACCGGGTATTGAGAGCCTGGATACTCGTGTTTTGAAGCTGATGCGCAAAGGAACGACCTCAGCGCACAATGTTCAGCTGTTGAAGTGGTGCCGTCAGTACGGCGTGCGGGTCAGTTGGAGTTTATTGTGGGGCTTTCCCGGCGAGTGTGATGCATGGTATGCGGAAATGGCCTCTTGGTTGCCGTTGCTGCATCATCTGCAGCCGGGACCTGCGGTACGCTTGCGATACCAGCGCTACAGCCCCTATCATTACACAGCTGAGAAACATGGACTGAAGCTGCTCCCGGCCGCCCCCTATCGCTACGTGTATCCGCTGTCGGAGCGCGATCTCTCGGAACAGGTATACTACTTCGAAGACAGCGAAGACCACGATGTCGGCGGCCATTTCACACCGCGCGACGAAAACCGCCCGGGGCTAAATGCCGTCGCCAAGGGCATCGATGCCTGGCTGAAAGCCTGGAGGGGGCCGACTTTCTCTATGCTGTCGATGCAGGACAACGGCGACGAAATCATAGTCGAGGACACGCGAGCCATAGCAATCGAGCGCGAACACCGCGTCAGAGGCCTCGAGCGAGAAATTCTTCTGGCCGCGGACGAAGGCTCGCCTGAAACTCGCCTGTGCGATCGGCCGGGCGCGGCGAATGTAATGCAGGGCGAGATTGATGAGGCGATAGCTAACATGATCGCCCGCAAACTGATCGTACGGCTTGACGCGCGGCTGGTTGGGCTCGCGTTATGGCATCCATATACGCCAATCCTTCCCCTGACTGCGTTCCCTGGTGGCTATCTCGACCGACGCTCCACGCCAGTGGCCCTCCCGCGCGAATAA